In Nymphaea colorata isolate Beijing-Zhang1983 chromosome 5, ASM883128v2, whole genome shotgun sequence, one genomic interval encodes:
- the LOC116254426 gene encoding anthocyanidin-3-O-glucoside rhamnosyltransferase-like — protein MEGVCHPFHVVMLPWLGFGHICPFIQLSNRLVENGVTVTFLSPPTLVERIRAGLDPSIPIVNYDLRPIPGLPAGVESTTASVSARLRLLLMEALDASEPQITNILRKLSPEVVVFDFVYHWLPPLANSLGIKPVFFYVAAAISTTPMKIFTVVHPKKLALTLSENLPVRLVSAITSLKPYEARDMMQNLRRHHKSRRSPCTRILAVMALSSAIIIKTAVEIEETYLKFFSSLTGKQALPCGTLMSKAPRGELEERWQKWLNKFPVGSVVFCSFGSEVCLTNEQIVELIAGLEMSGAPFFAVLNFRTPGEQAAKQEIVGERMGGKGMVHSGWVQQPHILRHPSVGVHLSHGGFGTIMEAVAGGCQTVLLPQISDQFLCEKLMTKKLKAGVAVKRRSKDGWFTREAVCEAVRMVIDNDEEKTKKIRANNAKLREFLLNESVQQEYIRTVIGKLQELVLS, from the coding sequence ATGGAAGGAGTTTGCCACCCTTTTCATGTTGTCATGCTCCCATGGCTAGGCTTTGGTCACATCTGCCCATTCATCCAACTATCCAACAGGCTGGTCGAGAATGGTGTCACAGTCACCTTCCTCTCTCCGCCAACCCTCGTGGAGAGGATCCGTGCTGGCCTCGACCCTAGCATTCCAATCGTCAACTATGACCTCCGTCCCATCCCTGGCCTGCCTGCTGGAGTTGAATCGACTACTGCTTCTGTGTCTGCGCGCCTGCGCCTGCTTCTCATGGAGGCCCTTGACGCCAGCGAGCCACAGATCACCAACATTCTACGCAAACTCTCTCCTGAAGTCGTCGTCTTCGACTTTGTTTACCACTGGCTTCCCCCGCTCGCAAACTCCCTAGGAATCAAGCCTGTGTTTTTCTACGTTGCAGCTGCCATCTCTACTACGCCCATGAAGATCTTCACCGTGGTGCACCCAAAAAAGCTAGCCCTTACGCTTAGTGAGAACCTTCCTGTAAGGCTTGTTTCAGCCATCACCAGCCTAAAGCCCTATGAAGCACGCGACATGATGCAGAACTTAAGGAGGCACCATAAATCGAGAAGGTCCCCATGCACGAGGATTCTCGCTGTCATGGCACTGAGTTCTGCAATCATCATAAAAACTGCCGTGGAGATCGAGGAGACGTACCTCAAGTTCTTCTCGTCCTTGACCGGGAAGCAGGCGCTCCCATGCGGTACGCTCATGTCCAAGGCTCCAAGGGGAGAGCTCGAGGAACGATGGCAGAAATGGCTGAACAAGTTCCCTGTAGGATCTGTTGTCTTTTGCTCCTTCGGCAGTGAGGTTTGCTTAACAAATGAGCAGATCGTCGAGCTCATTGCGGGATTAGAGATGAGTGGTGCACCATTTTTCGCTGTCCTTAATTTCAGAACACCTGGGGAGCAGGCAGCAAAGCAAGAGATTGTAGGGGAAAGAATGGGAGGAAAGGGGATGGTGCATAGCGGATGGGTTCAACAACCACATATTCTGAGGCATCCTTCAGTTGGCGTGCACCTTAGCCATGGCGGCTTCGGCACAATTATGGAGGCCGTAGCAGGCGGGTGCCAAACGGTCCTGCTTCCCCAGATATCAGATCAGTTTTTGTGTGAAAAGCTAATGACCAAGAAGCTTAAGGCTGGCGTTGCCGTGAAGAGGAGGTCTAAGGACGGATGGTTTACTAGGGAGGCTGTGTGTGAGGCAGTGAGAATGGTGATAGACAATGATGAAGAGAAAACGAAGAAGATAAGAGCCAACAATGCCAAACTAAGGGAATTCTTGCTTAATGAGAGCGTGCAACAAGAATATATTAGGACTGTAATAGGAAAACTTCAAGAGTTGGTGTTATCATGA